In Hymenobacter gelipurpurascens, one DNA window encodes the following:
- a CDS encoding tetratricopeptide repeat protein — protein MKLFPRLALAASLSAAAPLAASAQQTQVFTADERHFQEGLELFDRGKYGAAQQAFQRYLDVTQRRAGELAPGRTVDAEYYYAVAGLYLFHPDSEDRILAFAKANPAHPKAAEAYFQLGKFYFDKKDYAKSIDYLQKVGPDNLSDDQRAEAEFKLGYSYFSQKEYDKAKLQFDRNKAGSHQYRYASSYYAGYLAYRAGDYAGARKDLAVAEQNDAYRPVVPAIMSQIYYKEGDYDGLITYASQALQQTPPPQSADEIQLLVGDAYYQKQDFKQAATYFDQYAAGRKKIEPEVQYKIGYANFKQGDFKGAIGSLKNVAARRDSLGQNAAYHLGLSYLQTNQKQLALNSFDAARKLTFDKNISENATLKYAQVSYELGNTQEVIAALRDFPKRFPRSKNQAAADDILSESFLNSSDYAQALNYLDNLEDRSSKLNATYQRVAYLQAATLYNDNRYQDALPVLDKSLKYPQDEALRAAAQVLKGEIYSVGQQYQPAITAYTAAARTARTGSATETDFDQKARYGLGYAYYNTKQYDRARQQFQAWLQDASAKPTDPNYYDVTLRLGDTYYVSKSYQQAVDQYDKVIQANAADKDYAYYRKGQTLGLMGKREEAARTLSTLLKTAPTSRYADDAVYQQAQLDYEAGSFQSAVDGFTRLIQNRPNSPLIPTALQKRGVAYQNLEQHEKAVSDFRQVLNQFPRTKAASSAIYSLQESLSALGRTEEFDQSLAQFKQQNPDNKATESVEFEAAKSLYLAEKYEQAIPRLESYLKQYPSNVLAADGRFFLADSYLRTGRKADALPRLKAVVEEGKSEFVNRAVGRIAELEFENKNYPEAAKYYTRLREVSQNKREVANAGIGQMKSAYEAGDLETTRRVAQELQSQGGAVLNAPNLALLYLGKASYKAGNLDQAITELTTAANTAKDESGAEAQYLLADVLYQQKKYPEALDAAYKSNADFANYDVWLGRAFLLISDVYKAQNEIFQARATLNSIIDNKFPVKEIVDGAKQRLAELPADPATPAAPAPAGTKAQPGKTAPAKPAPKTTPTTKPATGKAASKTPVRSSLQPANAAPADSTANPTDGPVGQED, from the coding sequence ATGAAACTATTCCCTCGCCTGGCGCTGGCCGCCTCCCTTAGTGCAGCAGCACCCTTGGCTGCCTCGGCCCAGCAAACGCAGGTGTTCACCGCTGATGAACGCCACTTCCAGGAAGGCCTCGAACTCTTCGACCGCGGCAAGTACGGCGCCGCCCAGCAGGCTTTCCAACGCTACCTCGACGTCACTCAGCGCCGCGCCGGCGAGCTGGCCCCCGGCCGCACCGTTGATGCCGAGTACTACTATGCCGTTGCGGGCCTTTATTTATTCCATCCTGATTCTGAGGACCGCATTCTGGCGTTTGCCAAAGCCAACCCGGCTCACCCCAAAGCGGCCGAAGCGTATTTTCAGCTCGGCAAATTCTACTTTGATAAGAAGGACTATGCTAAGTCCATCGACTACCTGCAGAAGGTAGGCCCCGACAACCTTTCAGACGACCAACGCGCCGAAGCCGAGTTTAAGCTGGGCTACAGCTACTTCTCGCAGAAGGAGTACGACAAGGCCAAGCTGCAGTTCGACCGTAACAAGGCCGGCAGCCACCAGTACCGCTACGCCAGCAGCTACTACGCCGGCTACCTGGCCTACCGGGCCGGCGACTATGCCGGGGCCCGCAAAGACCTGGCCGTGGCCGAGCAGAACGATGCCTACCGCCCCGTGGTGCCGGCCATCATGTCGCAGATTTACTACAAGGAGGGCGACTACGATGGTCTGATTACCTACGCCTCGCAGGCCCTGCAGCAGACGCCCCCGCCCCAGAGCGCCGACGAGATCCAGCTGCTGGTGGGCGATGCCTACTACCAGAAGCAGGACTTCAAGCAGGCGGCTACCTATTTTGATCAGTATGCCGCCGGGCGGAAGAAGATAGAGCCCGAAGTGCAGTACAAAATCGGCTACGCCAATTTCAAGCAGGGTGATTTTAAAGGCGCGATTGGCAGCCTGAAGAATGTAGCCGCGCGTCGCGACTCGCTAGGCCAGAACGCGGCTTACCACCTCGGCTTGAGCTACCTGCAAACCAACCAGAAGCAGCTGGCCCTGAACTCGTTTGACGCGGCCCGCAAGCTGACTTTCGATAAGAACATTAGCGAAAACGCTACGCTGAAGTATGCGCAGGTGAGTTACGAGCTGGGTAACACTCAGGAAGTTATTGCCGCCCTGCGCGACTTCCCGAAGCGTTTTCCGCGCTCCAAAAATCAGGCGGCCGCCGACGATATTCTCAGCGAGAGTTTCCTGAACTCCTCCGACTACGCGCAGGCCCTCAACTACCTCGATAACCTCGAAGACCGCAGCTCCAAGCTCAACGCTACCTACCAGCGAGTGGCCTACCTGCAAGCCGCCACGCTCTACAACGACAACCGCTACCAGGACGCGCTACCCGTGTTGGATAAGAGCCTGAAGTACCCGCAGGATGAGGCCTTACGGGCCGCGGCGCAGGTGCTGAAAGGCGAAATCTACAGCGTAGGCCAGCAGTATCAGCCTGCCATTACAGCCTACACCGCCGCCGCCCGCACGGCCCGCACCGGCTCGGCCACCGAAACCGACTTCGACCAAAAAGCCCGCTACGGCCTCGGCTACGCCTATTACAATACCAAACAGTACGACCGCGCCCGCCAGCAGTTCCAAGCGTGGCTGCAGGATGCCTCCGCCAAGCCCACCGACCCGAACTACTACGACGTGACCCTGCGCCTCGGCGACACCTACTACGTTTCCAAGAGCTACCAGCAGGCCGTGGATCAGTACGACAAGGTGATTCAGGCCAACGCCGCTGATAAGGACTACGCCTACTACCGTAAGGGCCAGACGCTAGGCCTCATGGGCAAGCGTGAGGAAGCAGCCCGCACCCTGAGTACGCTGCTCAAAACGGCCCCGACCTCCCGCTACGCCGATGATGCCGTGTATCAGCAAGCCCAACTCGATTACGAGGCCGGCTCGTTCCAGTCGGCGGTGGATGGGTTCACGCGTCTGATCCAGAACCGGCCTAACTCGCCGCTGATTCCGACGGCGCTGCAGAAGCGGGGAGTGGCCTACCAGAACCTGGAGCAGCACGAAAAGGCTGTGTCTGATTTCCGGCAGGTGCTCAATCAATTCCCTCGTACCAAAGCGGCTAGCAGCGCCATTTACAGCCTGCAGGAAAGTCTGTCGGCCCTAGGCCGCACGGAGGAGTTTGATCAGTCCTTGGCCCAGTTCAAGCAGCAAAACCCCGATAACAAGGCCACGGAAAGTGTAGAGTTTGAGGCGGCAAAGTCATTGTATCTGGCCGAGAAGTATGAGCAGGCCATTCCGCGTCTGGAGAGCTACCTTAAACAGTACCCCAGCAACGTGCTGGCTGCCGATGGCCGATTCTTCCTGGCCGACTCTTACTTGCGCACCGGCCGCAAAGCCGACGCGCTGCCCCGCCTGAAAGCGGTGGTAGAAGAGGGCAAGAGCGAGTTTGTGAACCGCGCCGTAGGCCGGATTGCCGAGCTGGAGTTTGAGAACAAGAACTATCCGGAAGCCGCCAAGTACTACACGCGTCTCCGCGAGGTGTCGCAGAACAAGCGCGAAGTCGCAAACGCCGGCATCGGCCAGATGAAAAGTGCCTACGAAGCCGGCGACCTGGAAACTACCCGCCGCGTGGCGCAGGAACTGCAAAGCCAGGGCGGCGCCGTACTGAACGCGCCAAACCTCGCGCTGCTGTACTTGGGCAAAGCCAGCTACAAAGCCGGCAACCTCGACCAGGCCATTACGGAGCTCACTACGGCCGCCAATACGGCCAAAGATGAAAGCGGGGCCGAAGCCCAGTACCTGCTGGCCGACGTGCTGTATCAGCAGAAGAAATACCCCGAGGCACTGGACGCGGCCTACAAGAGCAACGCTGATTTTGCCAACTATGATGTGTGGCTGGGCCGCGCTTTCCTGCTGATTTCGGATGTCTACAAAGCCCAGAACGAAATCTTCCAGGCTCGGGCGACTTTGAACTCCATCATCGACAACAAATTCCCAGTGAAGGAAATCGTGGATGGCGCCAAGCAGCGCCTGGCGGAGCTGCCCGCTGATCCGGCGACTCCCGCCGCGCCGGCACCGGCCGGTACCAAGGCCCAGCCAGGCAAGACTGCTCCAGCCAAACCAGCTCCCAAAACAACGCCGACTACGAAGCCTGCTACGGGCAAAGCCGCCAGCAAAACGCCGGTCCGCAGCTCGCTGCAGCCTGCCAATGCCGCTCCGGCTGACTCAACGGCTAACCCCACCGATGGCCCTGTAGGCCAGGAAGATTAG